A DNA window from Anastrepha obliqua isolate idAnaObli1 chromosome 5, idAnaObli1_1.0, whole genome shotgun sequence contains the following coding sequences:
- the LOC129248724 gene encoding putative nuclease HARBI1 — translation MGYPQCIGAIDGCHIEIHPRKEEAIDYYNYKGWYSVVLLALVDAKYRFVYIHCGSPGRCNDSGIFEKSSLKRELQSCALLDELSLLYGSTKIPVHIIGDSAFRLSQHLMKPYPHSVTNTPEQKKFNYRLSKCRRVVENAFGHLKARFRRIGKGVDNHIKNVNTVISCACVLHNFLIAEKDLILENWLVEMHRDSRRNIQYGTNAVDRSEGESIRNALKEYFSE, via the exons ATGGGCTATCCACAATGTATTGGAGCAATAG ATGGATGTCATATTGAAATTCATCCAAGAAAGGAAGAAGCCATTGATTACTACAACTACAAAGGGTGGTATTCCGTAGTACTATTGGCTTTGGTAGACGCAAAATATAGATTTGTTTATATACATTGCGGCAGTCCTGGAAGATGCAACGACTccggaatttttgaaaaatcatcgCTAAAGCGCGAGTTGCAAAGTTGTGCACTTCTTGATGAATTGAGCTTGCTGTATGGATCCACAAAAATACCAGTCCATATTATAGGGGACTCTGCTTTTCGTCTCTCTCAGCATTTAATGAAGCCATATCCGCATAGTGTGACCAATACAcccgaacaaaaaaaattcaactataGATTGTCTAAGTGCCGGCGTGTTGTGGAAAATGCTTTTGGCCATTTAAAAGCCCG ATTTAGGAGAATTGGAAAAGGCGTGGATAACCACATCAAAAATGTAAACACAGTTATTTCATGTGCATgtgttttacataattttttgattgctGAGAAggatttaattttggaaaattggcTAGTGGAAATGCATCGCGATTCCAGGCGCAATATTCAATACGGCACCAATGCAGTTGACCGATCTGAAGGAGAATCGATAAGAAATGCGTTAAAGGAATATTTCAGTGAGTAA